From one Caldithrix abyssi DSM 13497 genomic stretch:
- a CDS encoding response regulator — translation MANRRTVLIVDDEESILQSLQRIFELSGDFEVITAQNVEEAWKAISNTLPDLIISDIAMPEVDGIEFCKMIRNNEITRNLPFIFLTAKSERLLEGIKAGGDDFILKPFNLDEVMAKIEAIFRRIKNTRELVVQLKGTLEDYSLDDILQLCHEKSITGAIILYNQGEMGKIMVEKGEIKDIFYSDFSPTRALDNLRMWNSGLFVIRPIDIGLKPELIKRKTPKPSSPKLNELIPVVEETLWWVGHRDIDQHLQVNSFIRVFDSGEKKINFQFYAGSDIYFDQHKEKIVSLLGSLSHVHVLALTSSSPELTLNFQKIQEANKKLIYLTSRQILAYLKPLGINPRYVKPTDRLKNDILKLATDHSLQIIKVPFSPELESFMIYDLQTRILFSGILFSSFIDVAQASRLYALEEDWDVVRKFHQANIPTGNVLKYAIDQVKKLTPAPLIIAPQFGLIWRGLTVSQFLERIYYLETGADLMVNQNSFSQVNKIIEACNQLIVHVQQLFPFSWIEGKMRQDPFLMARCELGNEKISKIFGNPEQFFERFLANLMRGEDDHIAGQIQIFANKIAREHELVDVLQESNSNNGMNEFFRNV, via the coding sequence ATGGCTAACAGACGCACCGTTTTAATCGTTGACGACGAAGAGTCCATTCTTCAGTCTCTGCAGCGTATTTTTGAACTGTCGGGCGATTTTGAAGTGATTACCGCCCAGAATGTGGAAGAGGCCTGGAAAGCCATCAGCAACACCCTGCCCGACCTGATCATTTCTGACATTGCCATGCCCGAGGTTGACGGCATCGAGTTTTGCAAGATGATTCGCAACAACGAAATCACGCGCAACCTGCCATTCATCTTTTTAACGGCCAAGAGCGAGCGCCTGCTGGAGGGCATTAAAGCCGGCGGCGATGACTTTATTCTTAAGCCCTTTAACCTGGACGAGGTGATGGCGAAAATCGAAGCCATTTTCCGTCGAATCAAGAACACGCGCGAGCTGGTGGTGCAGTTAAAGGGCACTCTGGAAGACTACTCCCTGGACGACATCTTGCAGCTCTGCCACGAAAAAAGCATTACCGGCGCGATCATTCTTTACAACCAGGGCGAAATGGGCAAAATCATGGTTGAAAAAGGCGAAATCAAAGATATCTTTTATTCCGATTTTTCGCCGACGCGCGCGCTGGATAACCTGCGCATGTGGAACAGCGGTCTGTTTGTCATTCGACCGATTGATATTGGCCTGAAACCGGAATTAATCAAACGTAAAACGCCTAAACCTTCCAGCCCCAAATTAAACGAACTGATTCCCGTTGTGGAAGAAACGCTCTGGTGGGTGGGCCATCGCGATATTGACCAGCATCTGCAGGTGAACAGTTTCATCCGCGTTTTTGATTCCGGCGAAAAAAAGATCAACTTCCAGTTTTACGCGGGCTCCGATATCTATTTTGATCAACACAAAGAAAAAATCGTAAGTCTGCTGGGCAGTCTGAGCCATGTGCATGTGCTGGCCTTAACCAGCTCTTCGCCCGAGCTGACGCTCAACTTTCAAAAAATTCAGGAAGCCAATAAAAAACTGATCTACCTGACCAGCCGGCAGATCCTCGCTTATCTTAAACCGCTGGGCATTAATCCGCGTTATGTCAAGCCAACAGACCGCTTAAAAAACGATATTCTGAAGCTGGCCACCGATCATTCGCTACAAATCATCAAGGTGCCCTTTTCGCCGGAGCTGGAGTCGTTCATGATTTACGACTTACAAACGCGTATTCTGTTTTCGGGAATTTTGTTCAGCTCGTTTATTGACGTGGCCCAGGCCAGCCGCCTTTACGCGCTGGAAGAAGACTGGGACGTGGTGCGCAAGTTTCATCAGGCAAATATTCCCACGGGCAATGTTTTAAAATATGCCATTGATCAGGTAAAAAAATTAACGCCGGCGCCTTTAATCATCGCTCCACAGTTTGGGCTGATCTGGCGCGGACTGACCGTAAGCCAGTTTTTAGAACGCATCTACTATCTGGAAACCGGCGCCGACCTGATGGTTAACCAGAATAGTTTTTCGCAGGTCAACAAGATCATTGAAGCCTGCAACCAGCTCATCGTCCATGTGCAGCAACTGTTTCCCTTTTCGTGGATCGAAGGCAAAATGCGTCAGGATCCCTTTTTAATGGCCCGTTGCGAGTTAGGCAATGAAAAAATCAGCAAAATTTTTGGCAACCCCGAGCAATTTTTCGAACGTTTTCTGGCCAATCTGATGCGCGGCGAAGACGACCACATTGCCGGACAAATTCAAATCTTTGCCAATAAAATCGCCCGCGAACACGAACTCGTCGATGTTTTACAGGAATCTAACTCGAACAACGGAATGAACGAATTTTTCAGAAATGTCTGA
- a CDS encoding glycosyltransferase family 4 protein, whose amino-acid sequence MSDLRPLKIAMLTSFPLDLTVGSGVVRMILGYAAAFQKAGYHVQIFHPSFRGDSYLNIALRRLKFNRALAAQRFEEFDLVIGSDFDGYALKRLTAPKVVLNAGILADIIRFERGKIARILQHLARRECQNVQSAALTVVPSHYTARRLHQLYKTPASRIAVIPLGIDLEQWRQWKNACQPLSLKETVILSVARQYPRKGIKDLILAFKKTVARVDNVRLIVVGGGPQAEANRSLARQLNLTGKITFVGDLKDQTQLAGYYRSAHIFCLPSYHETFGLVFLEAMYFGLPIVAYASTAIPEVVTPEQGLLCPPGDIDSLSEKLLTLIGSAKLRNKMGASGKERVKQFSWQNSAAQLLKRANFFGNR is encoded by the coding sequence ATGTCTGATTTGCGCCCCTTAAAGATCGCGATGCTCACTTCGTTTCCGCTCGATTTAACTGTCGGTTCGGGCGTGGTGCGCATGATTCTCGGTTACGCGGCAGCCTTTCAAAAAGCAGGATACCACGTTCAAATTTTCCATCCCTCTTTTCGGGGCGACTCCTACTTAAATATTGCTCTGCGGCGGTTAAAATTCAACCGCGCCCTGGCCGCACAGCGTTTTGAGGAGTTCGATCTGGTCATTGGCAGCGATTTTGACGGCTACGCCCTGAAGCGTTTAACAGCGCCCAAAGTGGTTTTGAACGCCGGCATCCTGGCCGATATTATTCGCTTTGAGCGCGGGAAAATCGCACGCATTCTACAGCATCTCGCCCGGCGCGAATGCCAGAACGTTCAAAGCGCCGCCCTGACCGTTGTGCCCTCGCATTACACCGCCCGACGCCTTCATCAGCTTTACAAAACACCTGCCAGCCGCATTGCCGTCATTCCGCTGGGCATCGACCTCGAACAATGGCGGCAATGGAAGAACGCCTGCCAGCCGCTTTCTCTGAAAGAAACCGTCATTCTGTCTGTGGCCCGCCAGTATCCGCGAAAGGGCATTAAAGATTTGATTCTGGCCTTTAAAAAAACAGTCGCCAGAGTTGACAATGTGCGTTTAATTGTAGTGGGCGGCGGACCGCAAGCAGAAGCAAACCGATCGCTGGCCCGGCAGTTGAATCTTACCGGCAAAATCACCTTTGTCGGCGACCTTAAAGATCAAACGCAGCTGGCCGGTTATTACCGTAGCGCGCACATCTTTTGCCTGCCCAGCTATCACGAAACGTTTGGCCTGGTGTTTTTAGAAGCCATGTACTTTGGCCTGCCCATCGTCGCCTATGCTTCCACAGCCATACCAGAGGTTGTAACCCCGGAACAGGGATTGTTGTGCCCCCCAGGCGATATTGATTCTTTGAGTGAAAAATTGCTAACTTTAATTGGCAGCGCTAAATTACGAAACAAAATGGGAGCCAGCGGCAAAGAGCGCGTAAAACAATTTAGCTGGCAAAACTCGGCCGCTCAACTGCTAAAGCGCGCCAATTTTTTCGGGAATAGATAG
- a CDS encoding 6-pyruvoyl trahydropterin synthase family protein, translated as MKQVTISKKFEFSASHRYWNAEWSEEKNNEVFGLCTSPYGHGHNYELHVTVSGKVDPVTGMIINLSTLKKIAGKIVDQFDHKFLNLDTPYFKDRIPTTENIALVLFDLLDEQIRKENGIKLERIRLYERHDLYVDVWREEE; from the coding sequence ATGAAACAGGTTACCATTTCTAAAAAATTCGAGTTTTCGGCCAGTCATCGTTACTGGAACGCCGAATGGTCGGAAGAAAAAAACAACGAAGTTTTTGGTTTGTGCACCAGCCCTTACGGCCACGGCCACAATTATGAACTGCACGTTACGGTCAGCGGAAAGGTAGATCCGGTAACGGGCATGATCATCAATCTTTCAACGCTAAAAAAAATTGCCGGGAAAATTGTGGATCAGTTTGACCACAAATTCTTAAATCTGGATACGCCTTATTTTAAAGATCGCATCCCCACTACAGAAAACATTGCGCTGGTTTTGTTCGACCTTCTGGATGAACAAATCCGCAAGGAAAACGGCATCAAGCTGGAACGAATTCGCCTTTACGAAAGGCATGATCTTTATGTGGATGTCTGGCGGGAGGAAGAATGA
- a CDS encoding 6-carboxytetrahydropterin synthase, with translation MSRRQISLSKVYTFSAAHRLHAPQKDDDFNRRIYDKCNNPNGHGHDYYLEVTVRGAVDEQSGMIIPLPTLDSAVHSVIDPLEHRHFDLEIDYFKTRRSTGEEIIQFLWQELEKYLGNKLFKIKLWETNNNYFELERKA, from the coding sequence ATGAGCCGTCGACAGATCAGCCTGTCTAAAGTTTACACTTTTAGCGCCGCGCATCGTTTACACGCGCCGCAAAAAGACGACGATTTTAACCGACGGATTTACGACAAATGCAACAACCCCAACGGCCACGGCCACGACTACTACCTGGAGGTTACGGTGCGAGGGGCGGTTGACGAACAAAGCGGCATGATCATCCCTTTACCGACGCTGGACAGCGCGGTTCACTCGGTAATCGATCCGCTGGAGCACCGCCATTTCGATCTTGAAATCGACTATTTTAAAACGCGGCGCAGCACCGGCGAAGAAATCATTCAATTTTTGTGGCAGGAGCTCGAAAAATATTTAGGGAACAAACTTTTCAAGATTAAATTATGGGAAACGAACAACAACTATTTTGAACTGGAAAGGAAAGCCTGA
- the folE gene encoding GTP cyclohydrolase I FolE, whose translation MKSMEEAVRQILLGIGEDPERQGLKNTPFRVAKMFREVTKGYQADPQKIINNAIFDVDYDEMVVVANIEYYSLCEHHLLPFFGVVHVGYIPRGKVVGLSKIPRIVDMFARRLQIQEKMTLEIAHLLNDALDPDGVGVVVEGQHMCMMMRGVQKDKAKMITSAMLGSFKDDEKTRAEFLSLIRSPRVEAPY comes from the coding sequence ATGAAAAGTATGGAAGAAGCCGTTCGTCAAATTTTGCTGGGCATTGGCGAGGATCCGGAACGCCAGGGATTGAAAAATACGCCGTTCCGCGTGGCTAAAATGTTTCGCGAAGTAACCAAAGGCTACCAGGCCGATCCCCAAAAAATCATTAACAATGCTATTTTTGATGTTGATTACGATGAGATGGTGGTGGTGGCCAACATCGAATATTACAGCCTGTGCGAACACCATTTGCTGCCTTTTTTTGGCGTGGTTCATGTGGGCTACATTCCGCGCGGCAAAGTGGTGGGGCTGAGCAAGATTCCGCGCATTGTGGACATGTTTGCCCGTCGCCTGCAAATTCAGGAAAAAATGACGCTGGAAATCGCCCACCTGTTAAACGACGCGTTAGACCCCGACGGCGTTGGCGTTGTGGTAGAAGGCCAACACATGTGCATGATGATGCGCGGCGTTCAAAAAGACAAAGCTAAAATGATCACCTCGGCCATGCTCGGCTCGTTTAAAGACGACGAAAAGACACGCGCCGAATTTTTAAGCCTGATAAGGAGTCCTCGCGTTGAAGCCCCCTATTGA
- a CDS encoding SDR family oxidoreductase: MKPPIDPWILITGATKGIGLATTRRLAAAGWNLILIARSESRLSELSHQIHVTGGKVQWFKADLTCAHDLNQLGDWIKSKQMKLKAAVLNAGIAKTGRALEMPLNDWRQLMETNLLAPVALLQVLKEFFTDYAQIIFINSVAGKTVFPEWGAYAASKFALRALAETLRLELAPQKIRVSSVFPASVNTPLHDRLGLNWDRQNMLQPEDVARGVEWALNAPQHVNLNEISLENLNGLF; the protein is encoded by the coding sequence TTGAAGCCCCCTATTGATCCATGGATTCTCATTACCGGAGCCACTAAAGGAATTGGCCTGGCCACTACCAGGCGACTGGCAGCCGCCGGCTGGAACCTCATTTTGATTGCCAGAAGCGAATCGCGCTTAAGCGAATTGAGCCATCAAATTCACGTGACAGGCGGCAAGGTGCAATGGTTTAAAGCAGACCTGACCTGCGCCCATGATCTAAATCAACTGGGCGACTGGATAAAATCTAAACAGATGAAGCTTAAAGCCGCCGTGCTCAACGCCGGAATCGCCAAAACCGGCCGGGCGCTGGAAATGCCGTTAAACGACTGGCGTCAGTTAATGGAAACCAATCTGCTGGCGCCGGTTGCCCTTTTACAGGTTTTAAAAGAGTTTTTTACCGATTACGCGCAGATTATCTTCATTAACTCCGTTGCCGGTAAAACAGTTTTTCCAGAATGGGGCGCTTACGCCGCTTCTAAATTTGCCCTGCGCGCCCTGGCCGAAACGTTGCGTCTTGAACTCGCTCCGCAGAAAATCCGCGTTTCGTCCGTTTTTCCCGCCTCGGTTAACACCCCGCTGCACGACCGCCTGGGGTTGAACTGGGACCGCCAGAACATGCTGCAGCCCGAGGATGTGGCCCGTGGCGTGGAATGGGCGCTAAACGCTCCGCAGCACGTCAACTTGAATGAAATTTCACTGGAAAATTTGAACGGCCTCTTTTAA
- a CDS encoding Trp family transcriptional regulator yields MDKHFSEICEFLAKTDDAKTIARFLESLLTPKEVKTLSSRWQIVKLLDQGVPQRKIAKDLHLSLCKITRGSKELKKRNSILKKAISQYQTDG; encoded by the coding sequence GTGGACAAACATTTTTCTGAAATCTGTGAATTTTTAGCAAAAACCGACGATGCTAAAACCATTGCCAGATTTTTAGAGAGTCTGTTGACCCCTAAAGAAGTAAAAACGCTTTCGTCGCGCTGGCAAATTGTTAAACTGTTAGATCAAGGCGTGCCGCAGCGCAAAATTGCCAAAGACCTTCATTTAAGTCTGTGCAAAATAACCAGGGGGTCTAAAGAGCTGAAGAAGCGCAATTCCATTTTAAAAAAAGCAATCAGTCAATATCAAACGGATGGTTAA
- a CDS encoding TrpB-like pyridoxal phosphate-dependent enzyme yields the protein MQVKVVLNEDEMPRQWYNLAPDLPTPVPPPLGPDGKPISPDMLAPVFPMNLIEQEVSQERWIDIPEEVLALLYRWRPTPLHRAYALEKFLGTPAKIYYKNESVSPPGSHKPNTAVVQAWYNKQFGIEKLTTETGAGQWGSALSFAGALVGLEIKVYMVRISFDQKPFRKIMMETWGGKCIPSPSPYTKTGRKILKEQPDTPGSLGIAISEAIEEAVTDPSGKTRYSLGSVLNHVMLHQTIIGLEVKKQLEKIGEKKVDVVIGCAGGGSNFAGLAFPFMYDKINGAEIDIIPVEPASCPTMTRAPYVYDFGDTAEMTPLLPMHSLGHAFIPPPIHAGGLRYHGIAPLVSGAINDGLATPKALHQLECYEAAVTFARTEGIIVAPETSHAVAAAIQEAKKAKEEGKEKVILFNLSGHGLMDLTGYQKYFEGELQDYALPDEEMQKFLKVLDGLPKP from the coding sequence ATGCAAGTAAAAGTCGTTCTAAACGAAGATGAAATGCCGCGTCAATGGTACAACCTGGCGCCCGATTTGCCCACGCCCGTTCCGCCGCCGCTGGGTCCGGACGGCAAACCGATTTCGCCGGATATGCTGGCGCCCGTTTTCCCCATGAACCTGATTGAACAGGAAGTCAGTCAGGAGCGCTGGATTGACATTCCCGAAGAAGTGCTCGCGCTTTTGTACCGCTGGCGTCCAACGCCGCTGCATCGCGCGTACGCTCTGGAAAAATTTTTAGGCACGCCGGCTAAAATTTACTACAAAAACGAAAGCGTTTCGCCTCCGGGTAGCCATAAGCCCAACACAGCCGTTGTTCAGGCCTGGTACAACAAACAATTTGGCATCGAAAAATTGACCACGGAAACCGGCGCCGGTCAGTGGGGCAGCGCCCTTTCCTTTGCCGGAGCCCTGGTGGGGCTGGAAATCAAAGTGTACATGGTGCGCATTAGCTTTGATCAGAAACCGTTCCGCAAAATTATGATGGAAACCTGGGGCGGTAAATGCATTCCCAGTCCCAGTCCTTACACCAAAACCGGTCGTAAAATTCTCAAAGAGCAACCAGATACGCCTGGCAGCCTCGGCATCGCCATCAGCGAAGCCATTGAAGAGGCCGTGACCGATCCTTCGGGCAAAACGCGCTACTCGTTAGGCAGCGTGTTGAACCACGTAATGCTGCATCAGACCATCATCGGTCTGGAAGTGAAAAAGCAGCTGGAAAAAATCGGCGAAAAGAAGGTAGATGTGGTCATCGGCTGCGCCGGCGGCGGCAGCAACTTTGCCGGATTGGCCTTCCCCTTTATGTACGACAAAATCAACGGCGCCGAGATCGACATCATTCCTGTAGAGCCGGCATCCTGCCCGACCATGACGCGCGCGCCGTACGTTTACGATTTTGGCGACACCGCGGAAATGACGCCGTTGCTGCCCATGCACTCACTGGGCCACGCCTTTATTCCTCCGCCCATTCACGCCGGCGGTTTGCGTTATCACGGCATCGCGCCCCTGGTAAGCGGAGCGATTAACGACGGGCTGGCCACGCCCAAAGCGCTGCACCAGTTAGAATGCTACGAAGCGGCCGTGACCTTTGCCCGCACCGAAGGCATTATCGTGGCGCCAGAAACCAGCCACGCCGTTGCCGCGGCCATTCAGGAAGCCAAAAAAGCCAAAGAAGAAGGCAAGGAAAAGGTCATCCTCTTTAACCTGAGCGGTCACGGCTTAATGGACCTGACAGGCTATCAAAAATATTTTGAAGGCGAACTGCAGGACTACGCTTTGCCCGACGAAGAGATGCAGAAATTCCTGAAAGTGCTGGATGGTTTACCCAAACCGTAA
- the pepF gene encoding oligoendopeptidase F — protein sequence MLKKAGVLVMALTLLFGSNLMAGDQGKTYESRDQIPEKYKWDLTPLFASQAEWAKEREAVEALIPEFKNYQGKLATSAQTLQQCLDFMTDVLKRYYKLSAYASRLSDQDTRESGPMAMRQEISQVGNKLSAAMSFIEPEILSIPQDVIDKFFKENPKLAVYRQYIDNIQRMKPHTLSPQEEKIIAHAGLMSDTPYDIYGIFKNADMPRPEITLPDGKTVKLDDATYTLYRADDNRDLRIKVFEQFFGAYKQFERTFGTDLYSQLKKDLFYKTVRKYDSCLEAALTPNNIPTSVYMNLIESVNENLPTLHRYLKLRKKMLGVDELHYYDMYAPLVPKVDLTYSVDEAEDLILEALEPLGDEYEDVLKKAFNERWIDMFPNTGKRSGAYSSGAAYDVHPYILMNFMGKYEDVSTLAHELGHTMHSYFSNKNQHFINAQYPIFLAEVASTCNEALLVNHVLKKIDDPKKRLSILGNQLETFRTTLFRQTQFAEFELKIHELVEKGEALTGDKLSRIYLDILKKYYGHDAVTKIEDLYGIEWAYIPHFYYNFYVFQYATSLCASTALSEKIMKEGKPMADKYVKEFLSAGSSDYAIPILQKVGVDMTTKLPYEQAFAKMNRIMDEIEKLLEETEK from the coding sequence ATGTTAAAAAAAGCGGGAGTTTTAGTGATGGCATTAACATTGCTTTTTGGATCAAATTTGATGGCCGGCGATCAGGGAAAAACCTATGAAAGCCGCGATCAGATTCCTGAGAAATACAAATGGGATTTAACTCCGTTGTTTGCCAGCCAGGCGGAATGGGCAAAAGAAAGAGAAGCGGTTGAGGCCCTTATCCCTGAATTTAAAAACTATCAGGGAAAGTTAGCCACATCGGCGCAAACCCTGCAACAGTGCCTGGATTTTATGACCGACGTGTTAAAACGTTACTACAAATTGTCGGCATACGCCTCACGGCTTTCGGATCAGGATACCCGGGAATCGGGACCCATGGCCATGCGGCAGGAAATCAGCCAGGTCGGAAACAAACTGTCAGCCGCCATGTCCTTTATCGAGCCGGAAATTTTATCCATCCCGCAGGATGTGATAGATAAGTTTTTTAAAGAAAATCCCAAACTGGCGGTTTATCGTCAATACATCGACAATATTCAAAGGATGAAGCCGCACACTCTTTCTCCCCAGGAAGAAAAAATCATTGCCCATGCCGGATTAATGAGCGACACGCCTTATGATATCTACGGTATCTTTAAAAACGCAGATATGCCCCGGCCGGAAATTACCCTGCCCGACGGCAAAACTGTAAAACTGGACGACGCCACCTACACCCTTTACCGCGCCGATGACAATCGCGATCTGCGAATAAAGGTTTTTGAGCAGTTCTTTGGCGCCTACAAGCAGTTTGAAAGAACCTTTGGGACGGATTTGTACAGTCAATTAAAAAAAGATTTATTCTACAAAACGGTGCGCAAATATGATTCCTGTCTGGAAGCGGCCTTAACGCCCAATAATATTCCTACTTCGGTTTACATGAATTTAATCGAAAGCGTGAATGAGAATCTGCCCACCTTACACCGCTATTTAAAACTGCGCAAAAAAATGCTGGGCGTGGACGAACTGCATTATTACGACATGTACGCGCCTCTGGTGCCAAAGGTGGACTTAACCTATTCCGTAGATGAGGCGGAGGATTTGATTCTGGAAGCTCTGGAACCTCTGGGCGACGAGTATGAGGACGTTTTGAAAAAAGCTTTCAATGAACGCTGGATTGATATGTTCCCCAACACGGGCAAACGTTCCGGCGCCTATTCTTCCGGTGCGGCCTACGATGTGCATCCTTATATTTTAATGAATTTCATGGGGAAATATGAAGATGTCAGCACTCTGGCGCACGAGCTGGGCCATACCATGCACAGCTATTTTTCCAATAAAAACCAGCATTTTATTAACGCCCAGTATCCGATCTTTCTGGCGGAAGTGGCTTCTACCTGCAATGAGGCGCTGCTGGTAAACCACGTTTTAAAAAAGATTGACGATCCTAAAAAACGGCTGTCCATTCTTGGCAACCAGCTGGAAACGTTTCGTACCACGCTATTTCGTCAAACGCAATTTGCTGAATTTGAGTTAAAAATTCATGAACTGGTAGAAAAGGGCGAAGCGCTAACCGGCGATAAGCTTTCCAGAATTTACCTGGATATTCTCAAAAAGTATTACGGACACGATGCGGTGACTAAAATTGAAGACTTGTACGGCATCGAATGGGCCTACATTCCACACTTTTACTACAACTTTTACGTTTTTCAATACGCAACCTCGCTTTGCGCTTCCACGGCGCTTTCTGAAAAAATAATGAAAGAAGGCAAGCCCATGGCCGATAAATACGTAAAAGAATTTTTAAGCGCCGGCAGCTCGGATTACGCCATTCCCATTCTGCAAAAAGTGGGCGTGGATATGACCACCAAGCTGCCTTACGAACAGGCCTTTGCCAAAATGAATCGCATTATGGATGAGATTGAAAAATTACTTGAAGAAACAGAAAAGTAA